A stretch of Pseudomonas taetrolens DNA encodes these proteins:
- the etfB gene encoding electron transfer flavoprotein subunit beta, translating to MTIATVALVSIGAHPASGRARRAEHDARAVELGLQLAGDDLHVLHAGNPHEPALRAYLGMGLDTLHVLEQPSDADAVPVLRDYIRETGVQLVLTGSQAETGEGSGMLPYLLAEQLGWPLLVGVAQIESIHNDVALVLQALPRGQRRRLKVRLPFMVTVDNAAPKARQSAYGPATRGTLEVDDVEVVADDLSTTGLLQPAKPRPKRLKVIKAKSGADRMKAATAKAAGGSGQVLKGVSAEEGAQAILKLLIEEGVVR from the coding sequence ATGACCATTGCCACTGTTGCCCTGGTATCCATCGGCGCTCACCCGGCTTCAGGCCGTGCCCGTCGCGCAGAGCACGACGCCCGCGCGGTCGAGCTGGGCCTGCAACTGGCCGGGGATGACTTGCACGTGCTGCATGCGGGCAATCCCCATGAACCCGCATTGCGGGCTTACCTGGGCATGGGCCTGGATACCCTGCACGTTCTGGAACAGCCGAGCGACGCGGATGCGGTGCCGGTGTTGCGCGATTACATCCGTGAGACGGGCGTGCAACTGGTGCTGACAGGCAGTCAGGCCGAAACCGGCGAAGGGTCGGGCATGCTCCCGTACTTGCTGGCCGAACAGTTGGGCTGGCCGTTGCTGGTGGGGGTCGCGCAAATCGAATCTATCCACAATGACGTGGCGCTGGTGCTCCAGGCCCTGCCTCGTGGTCAGCGGCGGCGGCTCAAGGTGCGTTTGCCGTTCATGGTCACTGTGGATAACGCTGCACCCAAGGCGCGTCAAAGCGCTTACGGCCCGGCCACGCGAGGGACGCTCGAAGTGGATGATGTGGAGGTGGTCGCAGATGACTTATCCACAACGGGGCTTCTGCAACCGGCCAAACCCCGGCCCAAGCGTTTGAAAGTGATCAAGGCCAAAAGCGGTGCCGATCGGATGAAAGCCGCGACAGCCAAGGCTGCGGGCGGATCGGGTCAGGTTCTGAAAGGGGTGAGTGCCGAAGAGGGCGCGCAGGCTATTTTGAAGCTGCTGATTGAAGAAGGCGTCGTACGCTGA
- the etfA gene encoding electron transfer flavoprotein subunit alpha, with amino-acid sequence MSDIIRRDPRAEWIARNRLHPLHAAMQPSQQSWMGPNGVLRKNVHGVGFIGPNGIKRIDRSGAQQGGTSKRSVAAHVQLPLHEVLAPAFYIGVVPDMVGGRLSSHDRDLLGLAHQLAGTDGAVLAVVFGEPKETAFATAGVDRLLILQGEAFEGYAPEQRVHGLRAVDNQFAPKHWLLPDSRYGGGELGRRFAASQGQRPATRVWQVKDGTCIGRAGAGLQDLAQPVTKVILAAVECAEPVSDTRHEARVVELSTDVPRCLPRIEDLGAVEVDPSAIPMAEAEFIVSGGNGIKDWALFHRATAALGATEGASRVAVDDGFMARDRQVGASGIWVTARVYVAVGISGAIQHLQGIGACDKVVAINVDPACDMIKRADLSVIGDGTAVLEALITAVDNWRQDTLAPGLSPRERAPVPVAFNG; translated from the coding sequence TCCGCGGGCCGAGTGGATCGCTCGCAACCGCCTGCACCCGTTGCACGCGGCGATGCAACCGAGCCAGCAGAGCTGGATGGGGCCCAACGGTGTACTGCGCAAAAATGTGCACGGCGTGGGCTTTATCGGCCCTAACGGCATCAAGCGGATAGACCGCAGCGGCGCGCAACAGGGAGGCACCAGCAAACGCTCGGTTGCCGCTCACGTGCAATTGCCGCTGCATGAGGTGCTGGCGCCCGCGTTCTATATCGGCGTCGTGCCGGACATGGTCGGCGGTCGCTTGAGCAGTCACGACCGCGATCTGTTGGGGTTGGCCCATCAGTTGGCGGGCACCGACGGAGCGGTGCTGGCGGTGGTCTTTGGCGAGCCAAAAGAAACCGCCTTCGCCACGGCAGGTGTCGACCGTTTATTGATTCTGCAAGGGGAGGCCTTTGAGGGTTATGCACCGGAGCAGCGGGTCCACGGCTTGCGGGCTGTGGATAACCAGTTTGCACCCAAGCATTGGCTGTTGCCTGACAGCCGCTATGGCGGTGGGGAATTGGGCCGCCGCTTTGCGGCGAGCCAGGGCCAGCGGCCTGCGACGCGGGTATGGCAGGTCAAGGATGGGACCTGCATCGGCCGCGCCGGTGCCGGATTGCAAGATTTGGCGCAGCCGGTCACCAAAGTGATTCTGGCGGCGGTTGAATGTGCCGAGCCGGTCAGCGATACCCGCCATGAAGCCCGGGTGGTGGAATTATCCACAGACGTCCCGAGGTGTTTACCACGTATCGAGGACCTGGGAGCGGTGGAGGTTGATCCTTCAGCGATCCCCATGGCTGAAGCAGAGTTCATCGTCAGCGGTGGCAACGGCATCAAGGACTGGGCACTTTTCCACAGGGCTACGGCAGCGTTGGGCGCCACGGAAGGGGCCTCGCGGGTGGCTGTGGATGACGGCTTCATGGCCCGCGACCGGCAGGTGGGCGCCAGCGGCATCTGGGTCACGGCACGCGTCTATGTCGCGGTCGGTATCAGTGGCGCGATTCAGCACCTGCAAGGGATTGGCGCTTGCGACAAGGTGGTGGCCATCAACGTGGATCCGGCGTGCGACATGATCAAACGCGCGGATCTTTCGGTGATCGGCGATGGTACCGCCGTGCTCGAAGCGCTGATTACGGCTGTGGATAACTGGCGTCAGGACACCCTGGCACCCGGGCTATCCCCGCGGGAGAGAGCGCCGGTTCCTGTTGCATTCAATGGTTAA
- a CDS encoding GNAT family N-acetyltransferase codes for MTVLFRPAVRNDAREIARLFQISSEGCADYIWSLIAQPGQTLLDVGEMRYAREGVIFSYENCLIAEAEGRVIGMMHSFVMRDDPEAEPVTDPVLAPYADMEVADTLYISSLALHEGWRNLGLGAKFLQHARERCSELELTGLSLIDYEANTGARRFYERHGFEIVKTCQVTPHPLIRVTGEAYLMLCTLG; via the coding sequence ATGACCGTTTTATTTCGTCCGGCTGTGCGCAACGATGCGCGTGAAATCGCTCGCCTGTTTCAAATATCGTCTGAGGGCTGCGCCGACTATATCTGGAGCCTGATCGCGCAACCGGGACAGACGCTGCTGGATGTCGGCGAAATGCGCTATGCACGCGAAGGCGTGATCTTCTCGTATGAAAACTGCCTGATTGCCGAGGCTGAAGGCCGGGTGATCGGCATGATGCACAGCTTCGTCATGCGTGACGACCCGGAGGCCGAGCCTGTGACCGATCCGGTGCTGGCGCCCTATGCCGACATGGAAGTTGCCGACACGCTTTATATCTCAAGCCTGGCATTGCACGAGGGCTGGCGAAACCTGGGGCTGGGGGCGAAATTCCTGCAGCACGCCCGGGAGCGTTGCAGTGAGCTGGAGCTGACGGGCTTGAGCCTGATCGACTATGAGGCGAACACCGGGGCACGCCGCTTCTATGAGCGTCACGGCTTTGAAATTGTCAAAACCTGTCAGGTCACGCCCCACCCGTTGATACGCGTAACGGGTGAGGCGTACTTGATGCTCTGCACGCTGGGCTGA
- the gbcA gene encoding glycine-betaine demethylase subunit GbcA, with amino-acid sequence MDVTTTLSLGDPLEPARKATAEMLQTRERTFSLPQPFYNDERLFEIDMQEIFHKEWLIAGMTCEIPTKGNFLTLQVGKNPIIVIRGAEGQVHAFHNVCRHRGSRLCTTEKGKVAKLVCHYHQWTYELDGRLLFAGTEMGPDFDMKQYGLKPVNVKTAGGYIFISLAENPPAIDEFLATLDHYMEPYDMENTKVAIQTTLVEKANWKLVLENNRECYHCNASHPELLKTLLEWDDVTDPRADQAFKDHVAASAAAWDAEKIPYAHASFGLRNRIVRMPLLKGTVSMTLDGKQGCAKLMGRIKNPDLGSMRILHLPHSWNHCMGDHIIVFTVWPISAQETVVTTKWLVHKDAVEGVDYDVERMRDVWDATNNQDRRLAEENQRGINSTAYQPGPYSQTYEFGVVNFVDWYSERLLSNLGAEPAAYLKGVEAQ; translated from the coding sequence AACGACGAGCGCCTGTTTGAGATCGACATGCAGGAGATCTTTCATAAGGAATGGCTAATCGCAGGCATGACCTGCGAAATCCCGACCAAGGGCAACTTCCTGACCCTGCAGGTGGGCAAAAACCCGATCATCGTGATTCGCGGGGCCGAAGGCCAGGTTCATGCCTTTCATAACGTGTGCCGACATCGCGGTTCGCGGCTGTGCACCACTGAAAAGGGCAAGGTGGCCAAGCTGGTGTGTCATTACCACCAGTGGACCTACGAGCTGGACGGGCGCCTGCTGTTTGCCGGTACCGAGATGGGCCCCGACTTCGATATGAAGCAATACGGCCTTAAACCGGTGAACGTCAAAACGGCGGGGGGGTACATTTTTATCAGCCTGGCCGAGAACCCGCCGGCCATCGACGAATTCCTCGCCACCCTCGATCACTACATGGAACCCTATGACATGGAAAACACCAAGGTGGCGATCCAGACCACCCTGGTAGAGAAGGCCAACTGGAAGCTGGTACTTGAAAACAACCGCGAGTGCTACCACTGCAACGCGTCCCACCCTGAACTGCTGAAAACCCTGCTGGAATGGGACGACGTCACCGACCCCCGCGCCGATCAGGCATTCAAGGATCACGTGGCCGCCTCGGCTGCCGCCTGGGACGCCGAGAAAATCCCTTATGCCCACGCCAGCTTCGGCCTGCGCAACCGTATCGTGCGCATGCCGCTGCTCAAGGGCACGGTATCGATGACCCTGGATGGCAAACAAGGCTGTGCAAAACTGATGGGGCGGATCAAAAACCCGGACCTGGGCTCGATGCGCATCCTGCACTTGCCGCATTCATGGAACCACTGCATGGGCGATCACATCATCGTGTTTACGGTGTGGCCCATCAGCGCCCAGGAAACTGTGGTCACCACCAAATGGCTGGTGCACAAGGATGCGGTGGAAGGTGTGGATTACGACGTGGAGCGCATGCGCGACGTCTGGGACGCCACCAACAATCAGGATCGCCGGCTGGCCGAAGAGAACCAGCGCGGCATCAACTCCACCGCGTACCAGCCAGGGCCGTACTCCCAGACCTATGAATTTGGTGTGGTCAACTTTGTGGACTGGTACAGCGAACGCCTGCTAAGCAATCTCGGGGCGGAGCCTGCTGCGTACCTCAAAGGGGTAGAGGCTCAGTAA